The nucleotide sequence CGGCGTAACCGGACACCGTGAGGATGTCCACGAGAATGTGGCGTTGGGTCTCGTCGTCTTCTGCGATAAGAATGCGGGACTTCATAATTAGGTTGCCTTTGGTACCGTTAGGGGAGTGTGCGACTGAAGCGGGAGCGATATCAACGCCTGGCACCCTTGCCCGGGCGTACACGAAAGCTCGATAGACCCCCCATGTTCCTCAATGATGCCGCGCGTAATGGACAGCCCCAGCCCGGTTCCGGTCGGCTTCGTTGTGTAATACGGGTCGAATACGCGTTCGGCGACTTCTTTCGTAAGACCGGGGCCGTCGTCGCGGATTTCGATTTGGCAATGCGTTTCCGTGACGCGCGAGAACAATCGAACGCGCCCGTCACGCGGGCACACTTCGAGTGCGTTAATCAAAACGTTGAGTACCGCGCGCGTGCATTGTTTCGGATCGACCTGCAGACGAGTGTCGCCCGCGCGCAATTCGGAACTTAAGCGGACGCCGCGGGCTTCCGCATCCTGGCGCACCAAGCGCAGGCAATCCTCCAGCAACGCGTCGATGCGAATCTCTTCGGGCTGCAACTCGCGCTCCTTCGCGAGGGCCAGAAACCCGCCGACGATTTCGTCGAGCCTGTCGACTTCGCTGCGAATGGTCTGGACGTGTTTGACGGCAGGGGCGCTGTCCGGGTCGCCGTTCAGCGTGTCCAATACGTGGCTGGAAAGGAGCTTGATGGCGTTGAGCGGATTGCGCACATCGTGCGCGATGCCGGCCGCAAGCGATCCCAGCGCCGAGAGACGCTGTGCTTGCCGCAGGTTGGCCTCGACCACTTCTTTTTCCTGCAATGCCGAGACCATGCGGTTAAACGTCAGTTCGAGATTGCGGATCTCGCCGGAGACGTTCTTGGCTTCGACGGGAACGAAGTTGCCTTCACTGATTTGGGCGCACGAGTCGGACAATTCGCGCAGCGGGCGTAGCGTGCGCGCGATGAACACAACCATCAGCACGATGGTTACCAGAAAGCCGGTAGTGAAGGCGAGTATGTATCGGTTCTTGAATGCGCGGACAATTTCCGTCTGCGGAGTGATGTGAAACTGGGCCGTGATTATCACCGGCTTCCCGCCCGGGTAGTCGATCTGGTAGGCCGTGACCAAGTAGCCCCCCTCCACGAACTGAGAGACAACATTCTTCATTTGCGTGTTGTCATCGACCTGTTTTATGTCGACAGTCACGTCCCCGTACTTTTGGAGCGGGCCTTTCAGTTTCTCGGGATCGGGACTTTGCTCGGGGTTCTCGTTCATCCACAACTTCACATCGCCTGCCATCGCGAGCGTCTGGGCCTCCATATCGGAGATGACCTGATGGATGTAATGGACCGTTACCAACGAGACGGAACCGAACAAGCATAGGACCAGAATCACGCAGAGCGCGATCACGCGCACGATCAGCGAGTTGTACCATCGAACGGGAGGATATGTCGCGTTTGGGGCACGCATGGCCCCAGTTTACCAAAGTTCGCCGGTTTCTTGCGGCGCGCGGTCTTCGACGGGTTCGGGGCGCGAGGCGGGGGCGGTGGGCCGTGGAGGTTCGACCTCGCCTTTTAGCAGCTTCATGACTTCCTGGATGTCGTCCCACGTCTTGCGTTTGTCGGCGGGGTTGCGCAAGAGATACGCGGGGTGATATGTCACGCGCAGAGGGATGCCGTGATACAGATGCCACTTTCCGCGGAGCTTGCCGGTGGAGTCTTCGGTCTTGAGCAAGGTTTGCGCGGCGTGCCGGCCCAGGGCGCAAATGGCTTTCGGCCGCAACAACTCCAGTTGCCGAATCAGGTAGGGTTCGCACTTCTCCTTTTCGTCGGGAAGGGGATCGCGGTTGTCGGGCGGACGGCACTTGATCACGTTGCAGATATACACGTCCTCGCGGCGTATCTTCATACCCTTGACGATGATGTCGGTGAGCAGTTGACCTGCCGCTCCGACGAAGGGGATACCGCGCCGGTCTTCTTCCGCGCCGGGTGCTTCGCCGACAAACACCAATTCGGCATTCGGATTGCCATCGCTGAAGACCGCCTGCTTGCGGCCCGCGCACAGTCCGCATTTCGTGCATTGACTGACCACCGCCGCCAGTTCTTCCAGTGTCGTAATCGTCGACGGATCGATGACGGGCGTCGAGCCGGGGATCAATCCGACCTGTGGCCGGGTTTCGACGGATTGCTCCTCCGAGACCCATAGATCGTCTTCGACCGGCTCGGGTTGCCCGATGGATTCGAGGAGGGCCTTGACCTCCGGCGAAAGCGCAATGGTCCCTTTGCGTGGATGGGCCGCGCGCCGTACGAGTTCGGTTGCCAACGGGATCAACTCGGAATAGGGATCAGTCATGATGGCGGAAACCCTGTGAGGAGAGGATTCTGAACGGCTTCGGCATCATTTCCGGGCGCACTCCGCGCGCAGCCACGCCAGCGCCAGCGGATGCGACTCCCACGCATATCCGATACTTGCATGGAAACGGTCCGCCTCAAAATCGAGTTCCTCGTCTTCGGGCGTTTCGGGGTCCGGCGCATCGTCGTCCGTGTAATACAACTCGGCGAATGGATTGCGCTCGCGGGCCAGCTTAAGCGTATCGCGCGCGCCGCCGATGTCTCCGGCGAGATACCGCTCCAGAATACGCCCCCAGAGCAGTTCATCGTATTCGCGTTGGTCGTCTGGCAAGTACGAAGAGAGCACTTTGCGCGCCAGATCCAGTTCACGGGCGATCAGACACGATTGCAGAAGCTTCACACGCGTGTGCTGGAGATCCTTGGGGTCGTTTTGCAGGGCGTGGTCGATGCATTGTGACGCGCCCTCGGTGTCGCCCACTTCCAGGAGACTCACCAGCAGGATGACCGAGGCGCGCAAATATGGCAGCACAAAGATACCAGCCAGTTCATCGTCCTTGTCTGTCGCGTACGGCGTCGTCCCGAGTCGTCGCTCCGCGAGCGCAAACGCCTCGCGCAGCTTGGGAATTCGCACGTTGACGTCTTCTTCCATTGAGGCCATGACGAGGAGGGCGTCGCTGTTTTCGGGATCGATGTTCAGCGCATCCTGCGCCAGATTGGCGGCTTCGTCGGGATCTTCCGTGGCAAACGCGGCCGTACCCAGCATCTGTGCCATTTCGGCGGGACGTTTTGCCATAACGTCGGCGGCGCGCGCGGTCAGCAGGTCGATGGACATGGTTTCGAACTGCGCCAGAACCGCCTCCAGTTCCTCGCCTTTCAGATTCTTCTTCGCATCTTCCCGGATGTAGTACAAGAGACGAAACGCCGTTTCCTCCGTGAAGCTCGACATTTCTTCCGGGATCTCGTCGTCATCGAACTCGTCGTCGAGATCGCCATGAATCGCTTCATTTGCTTCGTCGACGTCGAAGTACTCTGGGTCCCAATCGCCAAAATACTCCAGGGTGTCCTGGTTCTCTTGCGACTCGGGATTGGCCAAGGCTTCCACTAAATTCAAATAGCCGCAGACACCGCCGCAGTCTTCAGGCGGGCAGGCCCGTTCGCCAGCAACGCACATGGGGTATTCCAGTTCATCGTCATAGGGGACGCGCTTTTCCACATTGACAGTGTGTACCCACGAGTCGCCGAAATCGTACGTGTACTTTGCCGAAGCCTTGGTACCTTCAAAGACATCGTTCAGGGTGTATTCCGATTCGTCCAGCCACTCGGTATCGAGTTCGTCATTCATGGGGCCATACGACTTCTTGGCGATCTCGAATTCATGGAGATGCCCGTTTTCCCAGCCCATGGCGTCCTGAATAAGGAAATGGAGATCGGCGAGCGATGCATTTCCCGGCAGCAGCACGCGTCTCCAAATAGGCGGCTTGATGTCATCCAGGGTGATCTTTATCTGAAACACTTCGGGGCCGGACTGCTCACTCTTCATTCTTTTCTCTTCCTCGTAATCGCTCGTATGTATCGGATCTGGGCGCGAGATAAAAAGCCTACTCCTTCACATACAGGTCTTTCCACGCGATTCCGTCCACACCGCCTGTGTGAAGCTGAAGCGCGAAGGCGCCCTCC is from Candidatus Hydrogenedentota bacterium and encodes:
- a CDS encoding HAMP domain-containing protein, which codes for MRAPNATYPPVRWYNSLIVRVIALCVILVLCLFGSVSLVTVHYIHQVISDMEAQTLAMAGDVKLWMNENPEQSPDPEKLKGPLQKYGDVTVDIKQVDDNTQMKNVVSQFVEGGYLVTAYQIDYPGGKPVIITAQFHITPQTEIVRAFKNRYILAFTTGFLVTIVLMVVFIARTLRPLRELSDSCAQISEGNFVPVEAKNVSGEIRNLELTFNRMVSALQEKEVVEANLRQAQRLSALGSLAAGIAHDVRNPLNAIKLLSSHVLDTLNGDPDSAPAVKHVQTIRSEVDRLDEIVGGFLALAKERELQPEEIRIDALLEDCLRLVRQDAEARGVRLSSELRAGDTRLQVDPKQCTRAVLNVLINALEVCPRDGRVRLFSRVTETHCQIEIRDDGPGLTKEVAERVFDPYYTTKPTGTGLGLSITRGIIEEHGGSIELSCTPGQGCQALISLPLQSHTPLTVPKAT
- a CDS encoding uracil-DNA glycosylase, producing MTDPYSELIPLATELVRRAAHPRKGTIALSPEVKALLESIGQPEPVEDDLWVSEEQSVETRPQVGLIPGSTPVIDPSTITTLEELAAVVSQCTKCGLCAGRKQAVFSDGNPNAELVFVGEAPGAEEDRRGIPFVGAAGQLLTDIIVKGMKIRREDVYICNVIKCRPPDNRDPLPDEKEKCEPYLIRQLELLRPKAICALGRHAAQTLLKTEDSTGKLRGKWHLYHGIPLRVTYHPAYLLRNPADKRKTWDDIQEVMKLLKGEVEPPRPTAPASRPEPVEDRAPQETGELW